A part of Prolixibacteraceae bacterium genomic DNA contains:
- the ovoA gene encoding 5-histidylcysteine sulfoxide synthase, with protein sequence MMKTLLSQGRARTVTLSGDNIDIKRAEILSYFKDAVKTEEWLYSGVTDSLGFYKRADPLRHPLIFYFGHTACFFVNKYIAAGIISERINPMFESIFAIGVDEMSWDDLDNKHYDWPPIGEVIEYRRRVFEMVEDVILNIDFSLPINWNSPMWIILMGIEHIRIHIETSSVLIRQLPLQYLSPVPFWTIAPSLGFPPSNKMVDIEEGKLILGKPNSYSTYGWDSEYGELCLMMESFQVSKYLCSNAEYLSFVLDHGYSNREYWSEEGWNWVQYDHGNAPRFWSLKHNKWRLRLVFEEIEMPWDWPVEVNCLEADAFCRWKSKKENINCTLPSEAEWEHLYRFADVKDLFEWREAPGNICLEHYQSPSPIQMYDFNGVYDVIGNVWQWTRSSIDGYKGFKVHPIYDDFSVPTFDQKHNIIKGGSWISTGNEASRYARYAFRRHFYQHAGFRYVISSNQTDGDNGNVVYDSDVIVRLKKEWLNDDGNYLSDVARICSSIQIVGIGDKVLNVGCSTGRSTFELMNLFECVHGVDRTARLIGCGVSLRERGEVSFCDKTIKNIRLRDYFKDFESNRGVFYQTDYANMKPFFDGYSLIVISSSDDLLSDETILVIMIDRILDNGRIVMVHSNFIDIETVNKKYDHMILDRVINLDEFRYISVWRKST encoded by the coding sequence ATGATGAAAACATTATTATCTCAAGGTAGGGCAAGAACTGTAACACTTTCGGGGGATAACATCGATATAAAAAGAGCTGAAATTCTTAGTTATTTTAAAGATGCTGTTAAGACAGAAGAATGGTTATATTCGGGTGTGACAGATTCATTAGGTTTTTATAAAAGAGCTGATCCTTTACGACATCCATTAATATTTTATTTTGGTCATACTGCATGTTTTTTTGTAAATAAGTACATTGCTGCGGGGATCATATCTGAGAGAATAAATCCTATGTTTGAGTCAATTTTCGCAATAGGTGTTGATGAAATGTCATGGGATGACTTGGATAATAAGCACTATGATTGGCCGCCTATAGGGGAGGTGATTGAATACCGAAGAAGAGTATTTGAGATGGTCGAAGATGTTATTTTAAATATAGATTTTTCATTGCCTATTAATTGGAATTCGCCGATGTGGATCATTCTAATGGGCATTGAGCATATAAGGATTCATATTGAAACATCTTCTGTCTTGATAAGACAACTTCCATTACAGTATCTTTCGCCTGTTCCCTTTTGGACAATAGCTCCCTCATTAGGTTTCCCTCCTTCGAATAAAATGGTTGATATTGAAGAGGGAAAATTGATCTTGGGTAAACCTAATTCTTATTCTACCTATGGTTGGGATAGTGAGTATGGAGAATTGTGTTTAATGATGGAGTCATTCCAAGTTTCTAAATATTTATGTTCGAATGCTGAGTATTTATCCTTTGTTCTTGATCATGGATATAGTAACAGAGAGTATTGGTCAGAAGAGGGGTGGAATTGGGTGCAATATGATCATGGAAATGCTCCTCGATTTTGGTCGTTAAAACATAATAAATGGAGACTTCGGTTGGTCTTTGAGGAGATTGAGATGCCTTGGGATTGGCCTGTTGAGGTAAATTGTTTAGAAGCAGATGCATTTTGTAGATGGAAAAGTAAGAAAGAGAATATTAACTGCACATTACCTTCCGAAGCAGAATGGGAACATTTATATCGATTTGCTGATGTTAAAGATCTCTTTGAATGGAGAGAAGCTCCAGGTAATATCTGTTTAGAGCATTATCAATCGCCTAGCCCGATTCAAATGTATGACTTTAATGGAGTATATGATGTCATTGGGAACGTTTGGCAGTGGACACGAAGTTCAATTGATGGCTATAAAGGGTTTAAAGTTCATCCTATTTATGATGATTTTTCAGTGCCCACTTTTGATCAAAAGCATAATATTATAAAAGGTGGTTCATGGATCTCGACAGGAAATGAAGCCTCTAGGTATGCTCGATATGCATTTCGTAGGCATTTTTATCAACATGCTGGCTTTCGATATGTAATTTCATCTAATCAGACAGATGGAGATAATGGTAATGTCGTCTATGATTCAGATGTTATAGTTAGACTAAAAAAAGAGTGGTTAAATGATGATGGGAATTATCTAAGTGATGTTGCAAGAATATGTTCATCAATTCAAATAGTTGGTATTGGAGATAAAGTTCTCAATGTCGGTTGTTCTACTGGACGTTCTACATTTGAATTAATGAATTTATTTGAATGTGTTCATGGCGTTGATCGAACTGCAAGGTTAATCGGGTGTGGTGTTTCGTTGAGAGAAAGAGGTGAAGTCTCTTTTTGCGACAAGACCATAAAGAATATTAGACTCCGTGATTATTTTAAAGACTTTGAGTCGAATAGAGGGGTTTTTTATCAGACTGATTATGCCAATATGAAACCTTTTTTTGATGGGTATAGTTTGATAGTTATCTCCTCTTCAGACGACCTATTGAGTGATGAAACAATTCTGGTTATAATGATAGATCGGATTCTAGATAATGGTCGGATTGTAATGGTTCATTCAAATTTTATCGATATAGAAACAGTTAATAAAAAGTATGATCATATGATTTTGGATCGAGTAATAAATCTAGACGAGTTTCGATATATTTCTGTCTGGAGGAAGAGTACCTAA
- the ffh gene encoding signal recognition particle protein, which produces MFESLNEKLEKSFQMLKGQGKITEINIAETLKEVRRSLLDADVNFKIAKDFTNRVKDKALGQKVLTAVKPGQLMVKIVHDELAELMGGTAEPINIEDNPAIVLMAGLQGSGKTTFSGKLANRLKQKEKKNPLLVACDIYRPAAIDQLKVVGEQINVPVYAEPENKNAVKIAEAAVKYAKENGHDVVIVDTAGRLAIDQDMMDEIAAVKTAINPSEILFVVDSMTGQDAVNTAKSFNDLLNFDGVILTKLDGDTRGGAALSIREVVQKPIKFVGTGEKMEALDVFHPSRMADRILGMGDIVSLVEKAQEQFDEEEAKKLQKKLAKDQFSFNDFLKQIQQIKKMGNIKDLAAMIPGVGKALKDVDIDDDAFKGIEAIIYSMTPAEREDPALLSGSRRRRIANGSGTSIQEVNRLIKQFSETRKMMKMISNGGKMRGMMGKMKGMKKRR; this is translated from the coding sequence ATGTTTGAAAGTCTTAACGAAAAACTAGAGAAATCCTTCCAGATGCTCAAAGGGCAGGGAAAGATTACTGAAATCAATATTGCAGAAACATTAAAAGAAGTTCGTCGTTCCCTTTTGGATGCCGATGTAAACTTCAAAATTGCAAAAGATTTTACCAACAGAGTAAAAGATAAAGCTTTAGGCCAGAAAGTACTTACTGCAGTAAAGCCAGGGCAGTTAATGGTTAAAATTGTCCATGACGAACTTGCTGAACTGATGGGAGGTACTGCTGAACCAATCAATATAGAAGATAATCCTGCTATTGTCCTTATGGCTGGTCTTCAAGGTTCAGGTAAAACAACGTTTTCTGGAAAACTTGCCAATAGACTAAAGCAAAAAGAGAAGAAGAATCCTCTTTTAGTTGCTTGTGATATTTATCGTCCAGCGGCAATTGACCAGCTAAAAGTTGTTGGAGAGCAAATCAACGTACCAGTTTATGCTGAACCTGAAAATAAAAATGCAGTAAAAATTGCAGAAGCAGCTGTCAAGTATGCAAAAGAAAATGGACATGATGTTGTAATTGTTGATACGGCAGGTCGTTTAGCAATCGATCAAGACATGATGGATGAGATCGCAGCGGTAAAAACTGCAATCAATCCCTCAGAGATCCTTTTCGTTGTCGACTCGATGACTGGTCAGGATGCAGTAAACACAGCCAAATCATTTAATGATCTTCTGAACTTTGATGGGGTAATCCTTACAAAACTAGATGGAGATACTCGTGGAGGTGCTGCACTTTCAATTAGAGAAGTCGTTCAAAAACCAATTAAGTTTGTTGGTACTGGAGAAAAAATGGAAGCACTTGATGTATTCCATCCTTCACGTATGGCAGACCGTATTTTGGGTATGGGGGACATCGTTTCTCTTGTAGAGAAAGCTCAAGAACAATTTGACGAAGAAGAAGCAAAGAAGCTACAGAAGAAACTTGCAAAAGATCAATTTAGCTTTAATGATTTCTTAAAACAAATACAGCAAATCAAAAAGATGGGTAACATCAAGGATTTGGCTGCTATGATTCCAGGTGTCGGTAAGGCATTGAAAGATGTTGATATTGATGATGATGCTTTCAAAGGTATTGAAGCAATAATCTACTCAATGACACCTGCAGAAAGAGAAGACCCTGCACTTTTAAGTGGATCACGTCGTCGTCGTATCGCGAACGGATCAGGGACCTCTATTCAAGAAGTAAACAGACTTATAAAACAATTCTCTGAAACTCGTAAGATGATGAAAATGATCTCTAACGGAGGTAAAATGAGGGGAATGATGGGTAAGATGAAAGGTATGAAAAAAAGAAGATAA
- the cysQ gene encoding 3'(2'),5'-bisphosphate nucleotidase CysQ: MQAALRGGKEIHKIYRRNDVEVVYKEDQSPVTIADKKASEVICDVLSLTNIPVLSEEEVFPSFEERKEWEYLWIIDPLDGTKEFIKRNNDFTVNIALIHHNQPILGIIYIPIADVIYFGNHKEGAFMCKNAHKMDPEEILQKAIKLPIPQHRDKYTIVGSKSHMNPETQACFDAIMKEKGANNTLIIPCGSSIKMCMVAEGKADIYPRCSNIMEWDTAAGHAICEAAGCTVTEFDGTPLSYNKKQFKQPWFVVRRES, translated from the coding sequence ATGCAAGCTGCATTAAGAGGAGGGAAGGAAATACACAAAATATACCGACGTAATGACGTAGAAGTGGTCTATAAAGAAGACCAATCACCAGTAACCATTGCGGACAAAAAAGCAAGTGAGGTCATTTGCGATGTGCTTTCCTTAACAAACATTCCCGTACTTAGTGAAGAAGAAGTTTTTCCATCTTTTGAAGAAAGAAAAGAATGGGAATATCTTTGGATTATTGATCCACTTGATGGAACAAAAGAATTTATCAAACGCAACAATGATTTCACGGTTAATATAGCGCTGATTCATCACAACCAGCCAATATTGGGAATTATATATATTCCTATCGCTGATGTTATATATTTTGGAAATCATAAAGAGGGTGCATTTATGTGTAAAAATGCACACAAAATGGACCCAGAAGAGATCCTTCAAAAAGCTATTAAACTCCCTATCCCACAACATCGTGATAAATACACCATTGTAGGAAGCAAATCTCACATGAATCCAGAAACTCAAGCTTGCTTTGATGCGATAATGAAAGAAAAGGGAGCTAATAACACACTAATTATTCCTTGCGGAAGCTCTATAAAAATGTGTATGGTAGCGGAAGGGAAAGCGGATATCTATCCAAGGTGTAGTAATATAATGGAGTGGGATACAGCAGCAGGACATGCGATATGCGAGGCTGCAGGCTGCACTGTCACTGAATTCGATGGCACCCCTTTATCTTACAATAAAAAACAATTTAAACAACCTTGGTTTGTTGTAAGAAGAGAATCTTAA